The Halanaerobiales bacterium genome contains a region encoding:
- the nth gene encoding endonuclease III, with protein sequence MQKNIKKIIDIFEAKYPDPESALNYNNEFELLVATILSAQTTDKQVNKVTSNLFDKYNSPDDFASLEPEELEEEIKSIGLYRNKSKYIVKTSKKLIEDYKGQVPDTRKQLTDLSGVGRKTANVVLSCGFTKDAFPVDTHVFRLANRIGLVKSDKVREVEEGLMEVIPKEYWSKMHHWLIFHGREVCKSQNPRCEECKIKNFCNYYQNNF encoded by the coding sequence ATGCAAAAAAACATAAAAAAAATTATAGATATTTTTGAAGCGAAATATCCTGATCCAGAAAGTGCCTTAAATTATAATAATGAATTTGAGTTATTAGTAGCAACAATTTTATCTGCTCAAACTACTGATAAACAGGTAAATAAAGTAACATCTAATTTATTTGATAAATATAATAGTCCTGATGATTTTGCTTCTTTAGAGCCTGAGGAACTTGAAGAAGAAATAAAATCAATTGGACTTTATAGAAACAAAAGTAAATATATTGTTAAAACATCGAAAAAATTAATAGAAGATTATAAGGGCCAGGTACCTGATACTAGAAAACAGTTGACTGATTTATCTGGGGTAGGCAGAAAAACTGCTAATGTTGTTTTATCCTGTGGTTTTACAAAAGATGCTTTTCCAGTTGATACTCATGTTTTTAGATTAGCGAATAGAATTGGATTAGTTAAGTCTGATAAAGTCCGTGAAGTTGAAGAGGGATTAATGGAGGTAATTCCTAAAGAATATTGGTCTAAAATGCATCATTGGTTAATTTTTCATGGTAGAGAAGTTTGTAAATCACAGAATCCTAGATGTGAAGAATGTAAAATTAAAAACTTTTGTAATTATTATCAAAATAACT